One window from the genome of Podospora pseudocomata strain CBS 415.72m chromosome 6, whole genome shotgun sequence encodes:
- a CDS encoding hypothetical protein (EggNog:ENOG503NVHK), with the protein MPLPIAAKVSIAAVGVAAAVAVAIYESPEVRRVAEDLRRRIAIALRSLGDDFDPDNRQPRFNRPEDAHGFYESHNVDADDETRRRQREELMYWNARRNEQQSQSAESPTPRLPTFDDFLRPDNSGERGTLVYNTGANPANDSNNVVRRRGNLEGVRGLNAAMVYNPFADEHGIELEERPHIDETEAANLLKPDHDETVSDIYAATPRTQSPEPAQKAVAATNPEVLFDFDSQSNDTSLRDQFPDAYEKTEDGTHTPTTRSETIGREEEQDMSASYSSTQSDAYASIQAWAQSNTGFYSPLPVTPEPPMSDGEYLSQGQRTPSDDTASIAESGVDVNFDAASSKDGDYGVMSDSDDGIATPGSWSEVGSVISETESVARA; encoded by the exons ATGCCACTGCCAATCGCGGCCAAAG TCAGCATAGCTGCTGTCGGCGTAGCTGCAGCCGTAGCTGTAGCTATCTATGAAAGCCCCGAGGTCCGCCGCGTAGCCGAGGACCTACGTAGAcgcatcgccatcgccctcCGCTCTCTCGGTGACGACTTCGACCCAGACAACCGACAGCCCCGTTTCAACCGCCCAGAAGACGCTCACGGATTCTACGAATCTCACAatgttgatgctgacgaCGAAACGCGGAGGAGACAACGAGAGGAACTGATGTATTGGAACGCTCGCCGGAACGAACAACAGTCACAATCGGCCGAATCGCCcactcctcgccttcctaCCTTTGACGACTTCTTACGGCCTGACAACTCTGGTGAACGCGGTACTTTGGTTTACAACACTGGTGCCAACCCAGCGAATGATTCAAACAATGTGGTTAGACGCCGTGGCAACCTCGAAGGCGTGCGCGGACTGAATGCTGCAATGGTTTACAACCCCTTTGCTGATGAGCACGGTATCGAATTGGAAGAGCGCCCTCACATCGACGAGACGGAAGCCGCCAATTTGTTAAAGCCCGATCATGACGAAACCGTATCCGATATCTATGCCGCTACTCCCCGCACCCAGAGCCCTGAGCCCGCGCAaaaggctgttgctgctacCAACCCTGAAGTTCTCTTTGATTTCGACTCGCAATCCAACGATACCAGCCTCCGTGATCAGTTTCCTGACGCCTATGAGAAGACCGAGGATGGGACTcacactcccaccacccgcaGCGAGACCATCGGccgcgaggaggagcaagacaTGTCTGCCAGCTACAGCAGCACCCAGTCTGATGCCTATGCCTCGATTCAGGCGTGGGCTCAGTCCAACACTGGGTTTTACTCGCCTCTGCCTGTTACGCCTGAACCACCGATGTCTGATGGGGAGTACCTCAGCCAAGGACAGAGAACGCCTAGCGATGACACTGCCTCTATCGCTGAATCTGGCGTTGATGTCAACTTTGATGCTGCTTCCTCCAAGGATGGGGACTATGGCGTCATGAGCGATAGTGACGATGGGATCGCCACTCCTGGTAGCTGGTCCGAGGTTGGCAGTGTGATTAGCGAGACTGAGAGCGTTGCTCGGGCTTAG